A portion of the Calothrix sp. 336/3 genome contains these proteins:
- a CDS encoding tetratricopeptide repeat protein — MMKDFLYKLRFSHKSLSWKCISRWAKPGLRPSLVFVVALGLVVSVPKQVTGQAKTPQSTQQSAQLQEVEKLTQQVLTLIQQGKYTEAIPLLEKVLAILEKVLGKEHPDVANSLNSLAALYYSQGNYSKAELLLVRSLAIREKVLGGEHPDVAGSLNSLAALYYFQGNYSKAEPLYVRSLAIFEKVLGKEHPNVAQSLNNLAELYRVQGNYAKAEPMLVRSLAIYEKVLGGEHPDVATSLNNLALIYYTQGNYSKAEPLYERSLAIREKVLGKEHPDVAISLNGLALLYQSQANYSKAEPMLVRSLAILEKVLGKEHPNMATSLNNLAELYRVQGNYSKAEPLYMRSLAIREKVLGGEHPDVATSLNNLAALYQSQGNYSKAEPLYVRSLAIGEKVLGKEHPSVATSLSNLAELYRVQGNYSKAEPLLVRSLAIREKVLGGEHPDVADSLNGLALLYLVQSNYGKAEPLLVRSLTILEKVLGKEHPSVANNLNSLALLYWRKGDITRATDFFTRGLAVEEKNLQLIYSVFSEQRKQNYAQTFTGRTDTAVTVAVQQSTKNPTLAKLALTTTLRRKGRVMDAMTDTVQTLRTQLETKPETKKLFDEWLDVQQRLAALVYRGQGEQKFEIYQQQIKQLEADKERLEEQVSAKSAEFRKEITPVELTDIQAQIPADSAMVEIVQYKPFNPKAKKNSEQWGQSRYAAVVLRRTGEPKWVDLGDAATINKSVANFRQVLSSPLSDKRGIDVTPIPGKKQTLRLQEVARTLDKQVMAPLRPLLGDARHLLLSPDGQLNLIPFEALKDEQNRYLVQNYAFSYLTTGRDLLRLETTAKQLSNPVVFADINYEQQETVIASKSRGTENKRSTDFANLKYGSLAATSAEGKEIKKIFPNTNVITGKKATEAAIKQLKAPNILHLATHGFFLPDKEVKPVAQGINDFNSQLNQPQYLNLENPLLRSGLALAGFNSRQNKQSNNTDDGVLTALEVAGLNLKGTQLVVLSACETGLGDVKTGDGVYGLRRALVIAGSQTQLLSLWLVDDDGTKDLMVKYYEKVKAGKGRHEALRETQLEFLNNPNYQHPYYWASFIPSGNWQSMK; from the coding sequence ATGATGAAAGATTTTCTATACAAGCTACGATTTTCCCATAAATCCCTTTCGTGGAAATGCATATCTCGATGGGCAAAGCCCGGTCTGCGACCATCGCTGGTTTTTGTTGTGGCTTTGGGGTTGGTAGTCAGCGTACCGAAACAAGTTACAGGGCAAGCAAAAACACCCCAATCAACCCAGCAGTCAGCACAATTGCAAGAAGTAGAAAAGCTGACTCAACAAGTTTTAACGTTGATACAACAAGGGAAATATACTGAAGCGATTCCCCTGTTAGAGAAAGTCCTAGCCATTTTGGAGAAGGTACTGGGTAAGGAACATCCAGATGTGGCAAATAGCCTAAATAGTTTGGCAGCACTTTACTATTCACAGGGGAATTACAGCAAAGCCGAATTATTGTTAGTGCGATCGCTCGCCATTAGAGAAAAAGTTCTCGGTGGGGAACATCCTGATGTGGCAGGTAGCCTGAATAGTTTGGCAGCACTTTATTATTTCCAGGGGAATTACAGCAAAGCCGAACCTTTGTATGTGCGATCGCTTGCTATTTTCGAGAAAGTTTTGGGTAAGGAACATCCTAATGTGGCACAAAGCCTGAATAATTTGGCAGAACTTTACCGAGTACAGGGGAATTATGCTAAAGCTGAACCAATGTTAGTGCGATCGCTCGCCATATATGAAAAAGTTCTCGGTGGGGAACATCCCGATGTGGCAACTAGCCTGAATAATTTGGCTCTAATTTACTATACACAGGGGAATTACAGCAAAGCCGAACCATTGTATGAGCGATCGCTCGCAATTCGGGAGAAGGTACTGGGTAAGGAACATCCAGATGTGGCAATTAGCCTGAATGGTTTGGCTCTACTTTATCAATCCCAGGCGAATTACAGCAAAGCTGAACCAATGTTAGTGCGATCGCTCGCTATTTTGGAGAAAGTTTTGGGTAAGGAACATCCTAATATGGCAACTAGCCTGAATAATTTGGCAGAACTTTACCGAGTACAGGGGAATTACAGCAAAGCCGAACCATTGTATATGCGATCGCTCGCCATTAGAGAAAAAGTTCTCGGTGGGGAACATCCCGATGTGGCAACTAGCCTGAATAATTTGGCAGCACTTTATCAATCCCAGGGGAATTACAGCAAAGCTGAACCTTTGTATGTGCGATCACTTGCTATTGGAGAGAAAGTTCTGGGTAAAGAACATCCATCTGTGGCAACTAGCCTAAGTAATTTGGCAGAACTTTACCGAGTACAGGGAAATTACAGCAAAGCTGAACCTTTGTTGGTGCGATCGCTCGCCATTAGAGAAAAAGTTCTCGGTGGGGAACATCCTGATGTGGCAGATAGCCTGAATGGTTTGGCTTTACTTTACCTAGTACAGAGTAATTATGGCAAAGCTGAACCTTTGTTGGTGCGATCACTTACGATTTTGGAGAAAGTTCTGGGTAAAGAACATCCATCTGTGGCAAATAACCTGAATAGTTTGGCTCTACTTTACTGGAGAAAAGGAGATATTACCCGCGCTACAGATTTTTTCACCCGTGGGCTTGCAGTTGAGGAAAAAAACCTGCAACTGATTTATTCTGTTTTTTCGGAACAAAGAAAACAAAACTATGCTCAAACCTTCACGGGAAGAACTGATACTGCTGTCACCGTAGCTGTACAACAATCAACCAAAAACCCTACCCTTGCCAAACTAGCCCTAACTACTACACTCCGTCGCAAAGGACGGGTAATGGATGCCATGACTGACACGGTGCAAACATTACGTACCCAACTAGAAACAAAACCAGAAACCAAAAAGTTATTTGACGAATGGTTGGATGTGCAGCAACGGCTAGCAGCGCTAGTATATCGGGGACAGGGAGAACAAAAGTTTGAGATTTATCAACAGCAAATCAAACAATTAGAAGCAGACAAGGAACGGTTAGAAGAACAAGTCAGCGCCAAAAGTGCCGAGTTTCGCAAAGAAATTACCCCGGTGGAATTGACTGATATCCAAGCTCAAATTCCCGCAGATTCAGCAATGGTGGAGATTGTCCAGTACAAACCATTTAACCCCAAGGCTAAAAAAAATAGTGAACAATGGGGTCAATCGCGTTATGCTGCGGTGGTGTTGCGTCGTACAGGGGAACCAAAGTGGGTTGATTTGGGTGATGCTGCAACTATTAATAAATCGGTTGCTAATTTCCGTCAAGTCCTATCCTCACCTTTATCAGACAAGCGAGGAATTGATGTGACACCGATTCCAGGGAAAAAACAAACGCTTAGGCTCCAGGAAGTTGCCCGCACTTTAGACAAGCAAGTTATGGCTCCCCTGCGTCCCCTTTTAGGCGATGCCCGTCACCTGCTATTATCACCCGATGGACAGTTAAACTTGATTCCCTTTGAAGCGCTCAAGGATGAGCAAAATAGATATTTGGTGCAAAATTATGCTTTCTCCTACCTTACCACTGGCAGGGATTTACTGCGCCTAGAAACCACAGCCAAACAACTTTCAAATCCTGTAGTTTTTGCAGATATCAACTACGAACAGCAAGAAACAGTCATTGCCTCTAAATCCCGTGGTACAGAAAATAAACGTTCCACAGATTTTGCAAATTTAAAATATGGTTCCCTCGCAGCAACATCAGCAGAAGGAAAGGAAATCAAAAAAATCTTTCCTAATACCAATGTCATCACAGGTAAAAAAGCCACAGAAGCTGCAATTAAGCAATTAAAAGCACCCAATATTTTACACTTAGCCACCCACGGTTTCTTCCTCCCCGACAAGGAAGTTAAACCTGTTGCACAAGGCATAAATGACTTCAATAGTCAACTAAACCAACCCCAATATTTAAACTTAGAAAATCCCCTATTACGTTCTGGTTTAGCATTAGCGGGTTTCAATAGCCGTCAGAATAAACAAAGCAACAATACCGACGATGGAGTTCTCACAGCTTTAGAAGTTGCGGGATTGAACTTAAAAGGTACTCAATTAGTCGTATTATCTGCCTGTGAAACTGGACTTGGTGACGTGAAAACTGGTGACGGTGTTTACGGTTTGCGTCGCGCTTTGGTGATTGCAGGTTCACAGACACAGCTATTAAGTTTGTGGTTAGTTGATGATGACGGAACGAAGGATTTAATGGTGAAATATTACGAAAAAGTCAAAGCTGGAAAGGGTAGACATGAAGCATTACGGGAAACCCAATTAGAGTTTTTAAATAATCCGAATTACCAGCATCCCTATTATTGGGCAAGTTTCATTCCTTCTGGTAATTGGCAATCAATGAAGTGA
- a CDS encoding formylglycine-generating enzyme family protein → MMGDATGIPKEEAAQEELSYEFEVVTVNRKGEIIKRVWHKARYFIETLENGIDLEMVYIPGGTFIMGSPEGEKESYYDERPQHQVTVPAFYMGKYQVTQAQWQAVAKLPKIERDLNPEPSSFKGENRPVEFVSWYDAVEFCARLSKATGKEYRLPSEGEWEYACRGGTTTPFHFGETITSQLANYNASDAEYTYAEELVGEYREETILVGSFPPNAFGLYDMHGNVWEWCADPWHGNYEEAPQDGSVWLDNGNNNRSPLRGGSWGDNSCYCRSGCRDDFGLRDLINYDVGFRVVCALGRT, encoded by the coding sequence ATGATGGGAGATGCAACAGGAATACCGAAGGAAGAAGCAGCACAAGAAGAACTAAGCTACGAATTTGAAGTAGTCACCGTTAACCGCAAGGGAGAAATAATTAAACGAGTATGGCACAAAGCCAGGTACTTCATCGAAACCCTGGAAAACGGGATTGACTTAGAAATGGTGTATATTCCAGGGGGAACCTTCATCATGGGTTCACCAGAGGGTGAGAAAGAAAGTTATTACGATGAAAGACCCCAGCATCAAGTGACAGTACCAGCATTTTATATGGGGAAATACCAAGTTACCCAAGCGCAATGGCAAGCGGTAGCGAAATTGCCCAAAATCGAGCGAGATTTAAACCCAGAACCATCTTCTTTTAAAGGAGAGAATCGCCCAGTAGAGTTTGTATCTTGGTACGACGCAGTAGAATTTTGTGCCCGGTTATCAAAAGCCACGGGAAAGGAATATAGATTACCCAGCGAAGGGGAATGGGAATATGCTTGTCGTGGGGGAACAACCACACCATTTCATTTTGGGGAGACAATAACCAGCCAATTAGCTAACTATAATGCGTCAGATGCTGAATATACCTACGCAGAGGAACTAGTAGGGGAATATCGAGAAGAAACCATACTAGTAGGGAGTTTTCCGCCTAATGCCTTTGGATTATACGATATGCATGGGAATGTATGGGAATGGTGTGCAGACCCTTGGCATGGGAATTATGAAGAAGCGCCACAGGATGGAAGTGTATGGCTAGATAATGGTAATAACAATCGTTCTCCTCTGCGGGGCGGTTCGTGGGGCGACAATTCTTGTTATTGCCGCTCTGGGTGCCGTGACGACTTTGGTTTGCGCGACCTCATCAACTATGATGTTGGTTTTCGTGTGGTGTGTGCGCTTGGAAGGACTTAG
- a CDS encoding aspartate kinase produces MALIVQKYGGTSVGSVERIQAVAQRVYKTVQAGNSLVVVVSAMGKTTDGLVKLATDISKTPCRREMDMLLSTGEQVTIALLSMALQELGQPAISLTGAQVGIVTEAAHTRARILHIETERMERHLQEGKVLVVAGFQGVSSADELEITTLGRGGSDTSAVALAAALGADFCEIYTDVPGILTTDPRLVPEAQLMAEITCDEMLELASLGAKVLHPRAVEIARNYGVPLVVRSSWTDAPGTWVTSVKPQGRSLVNLELARPVDDVQFDTNQAKIALLRVPDKPGVAARLFGEISHQDVDVDLIIQSIHEGNSNDIAFTVMTPILKKAEAVAAAIAPVLRSQSNPEPEEAEVMIQQEIAKVSISGAGMIGRPGIAAKMFATLAEAGINIQMISTSEVKVSCVVNAKDCDRAVAALRQTFEISTSPSLPQQNPAPSTPPVRGVALDMNQARLAIRQVSDRPGTAGKIFGLLAEHNVSVDMIIQSQRCHIIDGVPTRDIAFTVAKMDAEAAQQVLQSHATEYGWGEVVLDQAIAKVSIVGAGMVGQPGVAAKMFAALAENQINIQMIATSEIKISCVVNAEQGVKALQVIHTAFELAGTEKFVVPA; encoded by the coding sequence ATGGCGCTCATAGTTCAAAAATACGGTGGTACCTCTGTCGGTTCAGTAGAACGCATCCAAGCTGTTGCCCAACGTGTCTACAAAACCGTCCAAGCTGGAAACTCTTTGGTAGTAGTGGTTTCGGCGATGGGGAAAACTACCGATGGACTGGTGAAGCTAGCCACAGATATCTCAAAAACTCCCTGCCGTCGGGAAATGGATATGTTACTTTCCACAGGGGAGCAAGTAACGATCGCTCTCCTGAGTATGGCATTACAGGAATTAGGACAGCCAGCAATTTCCCTCACTGGGGCACAGGTAGGAATTGTTACCGAGGCAGCACACACCAGAGCGCGGATTCTCCACATTGAAACCGAACGTATGGAACGCCACCTTCAGGAAGGAAAAGTCTTGGTTGTGGCTGGCTTCCAGGGTGTAAGTAGTGCCGATGAATTAGAAATTACCACCTTGGGGCGGGGTGGATCGGATACTTCCGCCGTGGCTTTAGCGGCAGCCCTAGGGGCAGATTTTTGTGAAATTTATACAGATGTACCTGGTATTCTCACCACTGACCCCCGCCTAGTTCCAGAAGCTCAGTTAATGGCGGAAATTACCTGTGATGAAATGTTGGAACTTGCCAGCTTGGGAGCGAAGGTTTTACATCCCCGCGCTGTGGAAATTGCCCGTAATTACGGTGTCCCCTTAGTGGTGCGTTCGAGTTGGACAGATGCACCGGGCACTTGGGTAACATCGGTGAAACCCCAGGGGCGCTCTTTGGTGAATTTGGAGTTGGCGCGACCTGTGGATGATGTGCAATTTGATACTAATCAGGCGAAGATTGCTTTATTGCGGGTTCCCGATAAGCCAGGGGTAGCAGCACGGTTATTTGGGGAAATTTCCCATCAAGATGTGGATGTGGATTTGATTATTCAATCTATCCATGAGGGTAATAGTAATGACATTGCGTTTACCGTGATGACACCGATTCTGAAGAAAGCGGAAGCCGTAGCCGCAGCGATCGCCCCTGTATTGCGTAGTCAATCGAACCCCGAACCAGAGGAAGCAGAGGTGATGATACAGCAGGAGATTGCTAAGGTAAGTATCTCCGGTGCGGGTATGATTGGTCGTCCCGGTATCGCAGCCAAAATGTTTGCCACCCTAGCGGAGGCAGGTATCAATATTCAGATGATATCTACCAGCGAGGTAAAAGTTAGTTGTGTGGTGAATGCCAAAGATTGCGATCGCGCTGTGGCAGCATTGCGTCAAACCTTTGAAATCTCCACCTCCCCATCCTTACCCCAACAAAATCCCGCACCCTCAACTCCTCCCGTGCGTGGTGTTGCCCTGGATATGAATCAAGCCCGTTTAGCGATTCGTCAAGTCAGCGATCGCCCTGGAACCGCCGGAAAAATCTTTGGACTTTTGGCAGAGCATAATGTCAGCGTGGATATGATTATTCAGTCACAACGCTGTCACATCATTGATGGTGTCCCCACCAGGGATATTGCCTTCACCGTCGCCAAAATGGATGCGGAAGCCGCCCAGCAAGTGTTACAGTCACACGCAACAGAATACGGATGGGGAGAAGTCGTTTTAGATCAGGCGATCGCCAAGGTAAGTATCGTCGGTGCAGGAATGGTGGGACAACCAGGAGTTGCAGCCAAAATGTTTGCAGCTCTGGCAGAAAATCAAATTAATATTCAGATGATTGCCACATCGGAAATTAAGATTAGTTGCGTTGTCAACGCCGAACAAGGTGTCAAAGCCTTACAGGTAATTCATACAGCCTTCGAGTTAGCAGGTACTGAAAAGTTTGTTGTTCCTGCTTAG